AAGCTGGCTACCCCCTGTGCTGTCCCCCCAGGACGTCCTGGAGCTGGCCTTCTCCATCGTGTACGACATGGAGGAATACTGCCTCAACTTCATTGCCCCCAACCGGTACGAGGTGAGCTCCAGGGACGCGCTGGGGAGGCACGCTGCGGCCAGATGTCCttgccaggggacagcaggcgGGGAAGGGAGTCATGcgtgccccccccaaccccccctcctGGGCTTCCCTGGGGTGGGAGCCAcagggtggggagaggtgggCTCTCCAGCTGCCCAGGGCTGGTGCCAGAGACGCCCGTGCTCTGCTTCCCCAGTTCTGCCTCTGGACGGATGGGCTGAACGTGCTCCTGGGCAAGGAGATGACGAGCGAGCGAACGCAGACGGACCTCGATGTCCTGCTGTCCATGGAGCTCAAGCTGCGGCTCCTGGACCTGGAGAACATCAGCATTCCCGACACTCCCCCTCCCATCCCAAAGCCCCCCAGCAACTTAAACTTCTGTTACGACTTCAGCCACGTAGAGCAGTGAGTTCCTCCCTGTGCCCTGGCCCCCTTCTACACCCCCCCAAAATCAAACCCCTTCCTCCAGGCTCTGTCCCTCATCTCTGCCCCAAAGGGACGAGCCCAGGCGCTGGCTGGGGGCTTGGGCATGTGCTGCCTGCACCTTGCCCATCCCGGGGCGAGCTGCCCACCCTTCCCTGCCTGTGTCCTGCCTTCCTGCGAGAGCACGGGCCTGAGCCACCGAGCGTCAGGCTCCTGTTCGAGGCGGGGTGACCTGGCTGCTTtgcccccctgccacgggcaggcaAGACGAAATCCTTTCCAGACAGCTGAACCCCTCTGTGGTGGCGGTGACCCCCCCCACACCGCAGCCAGGCTTTGGGCAGAGAGGGCAAGGATGCGGGCAGGAATAAAGGTACAGGCAGCGCTGGGACAGCTGGAGGGGGAGCAGCACTACAAAGGTACGAATCCGCACTGCCTGGCTCTCCCTGTCAGCGTAGGGGATCCTTTCTGGCCAAGAAAGGggttagaaaaagaataaaacacccGTTCCGCTCAGTTTGGTGAGCAGACAGCATCTCCAGAGCAGGGTGTGCCTGCCCAGCCAGGCCCGTGCCGCACTGAAACGTTtttctgctgagccctgtgcgcTCCCGCTCCTGGAAGGGGGGTGTTTAGGGTACAAGCCCCCTCTCCCAGCGCCATTTCAGCTGGGCAAGGGGCTCGCTGCCACCATGCCTGGTGTGAGGAGGAGACCCTGGTCTGCCCTCGCTGCCCGGCGCTCGTGCCAAGCCTGGTGCcttcccccgccccgggcgggtACTTGCACACTTCAGCCATGCTGCTGCACTACTGCACCACGACAAGCTACCTCCTCCCCGGCCCCCACGGCTCCCACCCCGGTGCCCCACACCTCCTCGTGCCTACAGCTTCTCCATCGGGTGTAGCCTCTGACCGCAGCCGCAGGTCGCCGGGGCTCCCACCGTGCCTTTGCCTCCCACGTATCGGGACAATAAACACTTGTGGAGAACTCGGGGCCGTGTCCTTTCCAAAGGTTTGGGGAAGGGCTCAGGCTGACTGCGGGCCCGAAGGCACTGTGCAAGCTGTGGCACACAGCATGAAGAAGCCTGGAGGGTGGCCGGCAGGAAGGTTTTGTTCCTGCTGCCACGTGGAGGAGCAGgcgaagatcatggagcggttggttttgagggcgctcacgagccatatccgggacaaccaggggatcaggcccggccagcacgggttcatggaaggcaggtcctgcttgaccaacctgatctcctatgaccaggtgacccgcctggtggatgagggaaaggcagtggatgtggtctacttggacttcagtaaggcctttgacactgtctcccacagcattctcctggagaagctggcggctcacggctcagacaggtccactcttcgctgggtaaaaaactagctggacggccgagcccagagagttgtggtcaacggagttaaatccagttggcggccggtcacgagcggtgttccccagggctcagtactggggccggtcctgttcaatatctttatcaacgatctggacgaggggatcgagtgctccctcagtcagtttgcagatgacaccaagctgggcgcgagtgttgatctgctggagggtgggaaggctctgcagagggacctggacaggctggatcgatggcccaggccaatgtatgaggttcaacaaggccaagtgccgggtcctgcacttcggccacaacaaccccaggcaacgctgcaggcttggggaagagcggctggaaagtgcccggaggaaaaggacctgggggtgctggtcggcagcggctgaacatgagccggcagtgtgcccaggtggccaagagggccaacggcatcctggcctgtatcagaaatagtgtggccagcaggagcagggaggtgatcgtgcccctgcactcggcactggtgaggccgcacctcgaatcctgtgttcagttttgggcccctcaccacaagaaggacatggaggtgctggagcgtgtccagaggagggcaacgaagctggtgaagggcctggagcacaagtctgatggggagcggctgagggaactgggggtgttcagcctggagaagaggaggctgaggggagacctcatcgcgctctacaactccctgaaaggaggttgtagcgaggtgggtgttggtctcttctcccaagtaacagcgataggacgagaggaaatggcctcaagttgtgccaaggggggtttagattggacattaggagaaatttctttactgaaagagtggtcaggccttggaacaggctgcccagggaagtggtggagtccccatccctggaagtatttaaaagacgtgtggatgaggcgcttagggacatggtgtagtgggcatggtggtgttgggttgacggttggactggatgatcttagaggtcttttccaaccttaataattctatgattctatgattcaggcGAGGGGTCAAGTCACCTCCGAGGAAGGTGGCTGTGGGGCTACAGCCAGGGCTGTCTCCAGCTTAGGAGCATTGCGGTGGTCCCGGTAACAAGGTGGACAGGCTCAGCTCCTGCAAGTGGGCTTGAGGCTTGGGGAGCAGCGTCCTGGGTAGAAAGGAGCTGTTGCAAGGGGAGGCGAGGCTGGTGAGGGCGGGCTCTGTGAGGCTGCCGCCCTGCAGGgccaggctctgcagcccccgCTCTGCAGCTCTCcacctcccaggagccagcgGAGGTGCTGAGGGAGGCGAGAGCAGCGCGCTGACTCGGTGTCAGCTCAGGCTCTCGATGGCTGCGCAGGACCCCGAGGCTGCTGGGGTGCAGTAGGGCACCTTCTCCCGAGAGCCAAGGGGAGgcgagggggggggagggggctgagaCGGGAGGGGCAGGCACCGGCACCCCGAACCCCGGGGCTGCGCAGTGGGGCCAGGGGAAAGGCCTCGGGGTCCCCTGGGAACGGCAGCACCCCCTCGGGGACAGGGGAGGCCTGCGGGGACCGCGAGGACCCCGGGACGGGGAACCCCGGGCCCGGGTCCTCCCCTCCCGGCCTGAGGTAGGCCCGGGCCGGCAGGTACCGGGCGCGGCGCCGCCACTTCCGGTGGGGTCATTTCCGGCGGGGCCCGGAAGCCGATCGCGGAGCCGGCGCGGCCATGGCGGTgagtggcggggccgggggcgcgggggcccggggcgggcCAGGCCGCTGACCGCCTCTCTTGGCTCCGCAGCCCAAGGGGAAGGCGGGCACCAAGGGCAAGAAGCAGATCTTCGAGGAGAACCGGGAGACGCTGCGCTTCTACCTCCGCATCATCCTGGGGGCCTCCGTGAgtgcggccggggggggccccggggcggtggggagggccgggccccgggccgggccgggcagacAGCCGTGCCGCGCTCTCTCCGCAGGCCGTCTACGCCGTGGTGAACCTGGTGATCTTCtaccccgccgcctccgcctggACGTGGGTGAGCGCCCGCCCGCTGCGGGCAAGGCACCGTCTCTCGCCCCGGCGAGGGGAGCCTGGGCCCGGCCCGGCTGAGAGCCGGGTCCTTTCCCGGTTGCCGTGACAGGCGAGGCCGGCAGGCCCCTGCCGCTCTGCCCGGGGGTCGTGGCTTTCGCGGCTGACGGCTGTTTCCTCGTTGCAGCTAGCGTTCGTCTTCAGCTCGGTGGTCTACGGTACCAGCTACCGCTCCATGAACTCCATGGCAAAGCCGTCTTTCACAGACGATGGCAGCCTTGCCGACGGGGGAATTGACCTGAATATGGAGCAGGGGATGGCAGAGTGAGTGTCCACACCCGCACGAGTCCAGGTGAGCAGGACCTGCTGCCTGAGCGTGCACGCAGAGCCAGGGGAGCCCCTGAAGGCGCAGGCCAGCCCTCAGCTCCCACCTCAGCTTGCCCACCGGCGCAGGCATGAGGGGAGCTGGAAGCCTGTAGCCATTTTTTCCAAGAATGTACCTAAACTGTCCTCGTTTTCGGAATGCTTGGCCCGGCGTGCACTAGTCACGAGCCGCCACGGGGGTATGTCACTGTCCTTAGGGCTGCGGCGCACGGGTAGGAGATCCTAAACGGTTCAGCTGGAGCAGCTTACAACCGTCCTTCAGTGGAGAGACAGCGCTGACGCTGTGCACGCTTCTGCAGCACACAGATacgtgttttctttttaaaccagcacTGCAGGTAG
This Calonectris borealis chromosome 12, bCalBor7.hap1.2, whole genome shotgun sequence DNA region includes the following protein-coding sequences:
- the TMEM208 gene encoding transmembrane protein 208 isoform X2, which gives rise to MAPKGKAGTKGKKQIFEENRETLRFYLRIILGASLAFVFSSVVYGTSYRSMNSMAKPSFTDDGSLADGGIDLNMEQGMAEHLKDVILLTAMVQVLSCFSLYVWYFWLLAPGRALYLLWVNILGPWFTADSSPAGQEPNEKKQRRQERRQMKRF
- the TMEM208 gene encoding transmembrane protein 208 isoform X1, whose product is MAPKGKAGTKGKKQIFEENRETLRFYLRIILGASAVYAVVNLVIFYPAASAWTWLAFVFSSVVYGTSYRSMNSMAKPSFTDDGSLADGGIDLNMEQGMAEHLKDVILLTAMVQVLSCFSLYVWYFWLLAPGRALYLLWVNILGPWFTADSSPAGQEPNEKKQRRQERRQMKRF